Proteins encoded within one genomic window of Flavobacteriales bacterium:
- a CDS encoding SAM-dependent chlorinase/fluorinase, with translation MPIITLTTDLGNTDHYVSAVKANILRQLESVNIIDISHNIPTFNVLHAAFVLKNVYKDFPQGSIHIIGVNAEASENTPHIAVYADEHYFIGTDNGLFSLLLDIKADKIVHITTPSESDNENFPIKDVFVKAACHIARGGTLELIGSPADDFINKSSKLVALHERNSIRGSIIHIDHYGNAITNINQRLFNDVAKGRKYSIHLGNKEHYSLSSIKKRFNEVPLGDAMAMFISTGNLVISLNMGSASSLMGLEINDTVRIEFYD, from the coding sequence TTAGAGTCGGTAAATATTATTGACATCAGTCATAACATTCCGACTTTCAACGTTTTACACGCTGCATTTGTATTAAAAAATGTTTATAAAGACTTTCCTCAAGGTAGTATTCATATCATTGGTGTAAATGCTGAGGCTAGTGAAAATACACCTCATATTGCAGTTTATGCTGACGAACATTATTTTATAGGTACTGATAATGGCTTATTCTCCTTACTTTTAGATATTAAAGCTGATAAAATTGTTCACATTACAACGCCTTCTGAGTCTGATAATGAAAATTTTCCCATAAAAGATGTTTTTGTAAAAGCTGCTTGCCATATTGCACGCGGAGGAACTCTTGAACTGATTGGCTCGCCAGCGGATGATTTCATTAATAAAAGTTCAAAACTAGTTGCTTTACACGAAAGAAACAGCATTAGAGGATCAATCATTCATATAGACCATTACGGGAATGCCATAACCAATATAAATCAACGATTATTTAATGATGTGGCAAAAGGAAGGAAATATTCTATTCACCTAGGGAATAAAGAACATTATTCGCTAAGTAGTATTAAAAAGAGATTCAATGAAGTACCATTAGGAGATGCTATGGCAATGTTCATTTCTACTGGTAACCTTGTAATTTCTCTTAACATGGGGTCTGCTTCATCATTAATGGGGCTTGAAATAAACGATACAGTAAGAATTGAATTCTATGATTAA
- a CDS encoding antibiotic biosynthesis monooxygenase, with protein sequence MIKRIVKLEIMPTKVEDFKHYFEKNKSQILSFDGCESVQLLQDVDDECTFFTHSLWKSENHLNSYRNSDFFNSVWSKVKLLFNNKPLAWSLIEIL encoded by the coding sequence ATGATTAAACGAATAGTAAAACTTGAAATAATGCCTACTAAAGTAGAAGACTTCAAACATTACTTTGAAAAGAATAAAAGTCAAATCCTATCCTTTGACGGTTGTGAATCTGTTCAATTACTTCAAGATGTGGACGATGAATGCACATTTTTTACACATAGCTTGTGGAAAAGCGAAAATCATCTGAATTCATATAGAAATTCTGATTTTTTTAATTCTGTTTGGAGTAAAGTGAAATTACTATTTAATAATAAGCCATTGGCTTGGAGTCTTATCGAGATTTTATAA